TACTTTTAAATGCAACTAAACATAAGTTGTGTCAACACAAGGATTTATTTAAATAGTCAATTCAAACCCacaatttaaatatattttcgaCGAAAATCGTTAACGTAATAATTCAATcatcgccttttttttttcttctcaaatccTAGGTGAAGTGGGGTAACGGAGGACAGCGATTGctcaaaaaagataaaataaaatctttgcaatataatttctaattctttttattttgatttgatttgatttttcattattcTTTTAATGTAAGGGTCACTTCATGGCCGTCAAGTTCCCTATCGAAGTAGACTTGTGGTTGATTTCCGTGTGCTGTTTCGCCATCGTACCACGACGATGGTGACCCTTTTGAAATCGCCAaaccctttttttccctctcatcCCTCCCCATCAATCATTCCCCCATCAAAAAGTCCCCACTTACAAAGAACCTGTGGGACCTACTTCCACCTGTTGAATTAattatacatatatgtatatatatgttttGTATATAATTCATATAATTGATGGGACGTAAGTGGCCGATgtacaaaatcaaattttacttttgaaattcGGAATTCCCGTGATAGATCCCTGCCATAAAAAAATGCTGGGGTCTCGGGATAGGGTGGGGAAGAGTGGTGATAATTCGAGACGTGCGGATCATTTCGGTGCGGTAACAAATTTCGACCCGCCATGACCTCGTTAAAAGAATCACATCAACTTTTCGATCAGTTCATCCACGAGAGGCCAACTCTATTTATGGAGATCTTTTGAGATGGTATTCGTTTCCACTCAAGAATTCCTAGCACAAACACCCCCTACGTTCGTTCTCACGATCCCTTCTATGTCGCTAGCTCTTCACCATGATGCCACAAGCTCCCCATTTCAGCTCATAAGGATGTGAGAATTCGACCCGTAGCATGTTTTCCGGGCTTCTCCTGGAAGATGGAAGTTGGTAAAGTTGCCCGTGCATGAAATTACTTGAATTTACATGCCTCGAAAGAGGCCTCGGGTGCTGAAGAACTTTAAGAGAGCCTTTGATGCGAAGTTCTTCGGTCCGAGCCGTGTATCCGTGTCCGCGCATAAAATCACAGATTAAGCATCCGCAATCTCTCTTAATAAGAGCAAATAATTTAGCAAATGTGACGATTACTTTTCTCGTTAACTTTCTATATATGACGAGGTAAAGCCGAGGGTTGGTAAAACCATCCATTCGTAATCGACATCTGACTCTAAATTCATTACCCACAAGTTCACCATCAGAGTTGCGTTACCGATTGATCGGGAACTTCCCGATACAAGTTTTGGCGGGAACATAATAAAGAACATACTTGGCGTTTAAGTCCCCAGTTTGTGAGTTAGAGAGCTTGCTTGGAGTTCGGATTGAGAAAGAGTTAATGATTCAAAATCGACaatcaagaggaaaatattAGTGTTTCGGAAACGATTActcatctaaaaaagcagaacCATTGTCAGAAAGATGATAAGAGTTTTGACACTGGCAATAGTTAGAAAGGGTAGAATTGTGTTCATGATGAATGGCAATGTAATTACAAAAACATGCACAGATGCATGAGTTTATAACACAAACTGTATCTCAGCGGTATATTTAACTCTATCGGCAGTAATCCGACTTACTCCAGAGTCAAACCGCCCCAAGAATAGCTAAGTCTACTCCGTTTAGGCGTTATATTTATCTTTAATCAACAATAACAACAATGATGCAGCCATGAAGAAAGTCTCTGCGTACGAAGTCAATACACAATTCAACTTTTATTCATCTCGCAACCAAACTGAACCTATAGTGAATCAACCCAGAAATCAGACAAGATTGGCATCAGCAACAAATCCTTTGCGCAATTAGGGCAAGAGAAAGCCATTGAAGAGTTTAGTGCGCATAACTCGGTAATTACAAAGAATTTGGCACCAGTACCTTTGGTCGGACCAAACTAGGTGAGGGAGGGGCGGATACAAAAAACATTTCCTTTTACTATACATCTTCATCGGCCGAGATTTAGGCCTTTCATCGTTAATTCTTTCTCCCGTCAGGTGAGCAGTGGATCCACAGAAATCCCTCTCATTTGTCGCAATGAAATTGGCTAAATGAGGAATTAGTGTTCAAGATTAGGAAGGTGAGATactcttttgatttctttgataattatctccttctcttcttcaaattcCTCATCTTCAGCacctgaaaaataaaggatGTGCCCTAAAGTCCCAAAATATAAAGACAGAAAAAACCAGTTGAAAATGTCTCACTGCAAATTTAGTCCTGCATCCAGAAGATACAGGATTAACTCTCACGATTACCTTTACCACCTGAGAGATCATGAAGCAAAGAAACCAGCTTTTCATGATTTTTGGACAAGATAACCTTAATTTCATGTGGTTTGTTAGGATTTGCGACGAACACCTGCAGAAATGATAGGACGAGTACAGTTAGCAAAGACAAAGGCTATCTTCCTGAGCATTTGTATCCAAAAGCATGATAACGTATGGTCAATGAAAGAACTAGAAAAACCTTGAAGATGTGGAAAGCAGTCATCTGAATGTTTTTGCTCGAGTCCTGGTTCAGCAAGGGAAAAAGACAGCGACTAATCAGAAGCCTCATAGCATGGAGAATGAAATGATAACATCCCTCAGTCAGAAAATAGATATAATACACTAAAATCCAGTATATCAATGCTATTGTGTCAATGGGCTCATCCATGACCGTGACTAGGCCATGATGATTTTAGAAGTCACCTAGGTTCGAACCTAGTCAATGAGATATCTGACAAAACAAACCACCTAATGCGCCCAGCATATCTAACCCAACTTTCAAGCAGAATTCTCCCGAAAAATTTACCTATGCAGAAATATCTACGAGCTAGGAATAAGAAAAGGCAGGGAAGAAGTTGAACACTATTTAATCAGTAAAAGTGAACACCAGTGTTGACACAACATGTTTCCAAGACTGTCGTCTGCAAGTGCATTCACATATCTAGATAATGACCTTGTCCCTGGAAACATGAGGAGACATTGCATTTTAGGTGCACAGTGGAAGACAAGACAAGACAAGCATATAGCCAGACGTACAATACCTTCAACAACGTCATCATGAGTTTGAAATAACGAACTTCTAAAATATATCGCTTCATTATCTGGGCATTAGGAGGCTCCAAGAGAAACTCCGAGAGAAGCTTGAGTTCAAAAAACACACGTATTATGTCATGACAATTCAAAAACAAAACTGAGGTAAAAACACTAAGTTGCAACTAACCTTCACAGATTGCCTTTTGGTGACATAATTAGCTGAACTCAAAAGTTTCTCATATAGGATAAAGAACTGGAAAAACCAACGCTTGTTAGGTAAATGCTTTGAAAATAACACAAGTTAAACTACAAGTGCCAATTGTCAAAACATCCTATTATGAGTGCCAACATGTAAAATGAAGAGTCAGAATCGAACAAGTCCTACTACCAATTAAATTATTAAGTTGACTGTGTTTATTGAGATAATGCATTACAAAAGTACTGGTCGAGTGCCAAAAGAAGGTGCAGTATGCCAAACAATCAGAACAATAGAACGGAGAACACATGGCAGCCACATGTAGTGTTTTTTCAAAGATAACATCTCAAAAGAAGGCGCACATTACGTGTTCAGAAACAAGATAAAACACATAAGGTTTGTAATTAGGCAGCTAACCTCGTCATAGTGAATGTTCAGATACTCAGCAACTATATCTCCATGCTTCATGAGCAGATCCTGTCATATCTTTCTTCAAGCCCGGTAATAAATGTAAGGACACAATACAAATCTCAAGCACTCAAAACTCATAGCTCTCACCTTAAAAGTAGTAAATGCATCAGATGCAACATCAAAATTAGGCAACTCCACAAATTTAAAGAACAATTCAAAGCTTGCTGACCCCAGAATGTACCTAAAAAACAACAGTATAAAGTGTGTCGCCTGTTAGTGAAAAGAAGATAATATCAACAAGTATACACCAAGATAActgcagcaaaaaaaaaatgttccccTAGATTAAAATATGTCACTTGATTATATGGAAATTTGATATCTCGAATAGACAGAGCTCAAAAGATACTCCAAGGATAACAGGAATTGGTTACAGGTAAAGGAGTGCTCTATTTCACCACCAACATAATTGCATTTCAGATTCACATGATACCCCAGAGAAGAAGAGGATCACAATGGAATATTCAACACTTCTTTACGTAATCTCAAGCACCAAGCACCAACAAGCATCCGTCTACTCATTGCTTCTAGAATACCAACATATCATTCGGTAATAGGAAAGATTGTGATAGTGCAAACAGCACTCATtttgaatttgagaaaaaatgcaAGAAGTTCTTTGATATAGATGCATCAGCACAACAAAAACTGCATGCTCACTATGTAGCAATAATCTCCTTTATTGATTAATGGAGCAGTTATTTCGCATTCTGTATGTTTGAGCATGTGACTGTGGGCATAATGTGCTGCATGCCTCTGCTCTTCCAAACTCCCTCAGCAACCATCGGTGGAAGACAAAATAGAAACATTTGCTAAAAGTCAATAGTAAACTTGCAGAACTAAAGACCTCAAGGCCTTACAATAAACTTCTCCTCCGCTCTTCCAAACTCCCTCAGCAACCATCGGTGAAAGACAACATAGAAACATTTGCTAAAAGTCAATAGTAAACTTGCACAACTAAAGACCTCAAGGCCTTACAATAAACTTCTCCTCCCAAAAAGCACGAATATCTTACTTTGCAAGCGTAGGAAACTTGATGCATTCCCTCAACATATTTCCACAGT
The sequence above is drawn from the Rhodamnia argentea isolate NSW1041297 chromosome 9, ASM2092103v1, whole genome shotgun sequence genome and encodes:
- the LOC115757288 gene encoding calcium-binding protein 39, translated to MSFSFFRPSRPKTAQEFVKAVKDGLMGLDTKTVVEVKALEKALEEVEKNFATMRCMISGDGEVEPNVDQISQLASEICKEDVIALIVHNLHILGWEARKDLVYCWAILLKQKVGSTYCCVEYLENHFELLDSLVVSYDNKEIALNCGNMLRECIKFPTLAKYILGSASFELFFKFVELPNFDVASDAFTTFKDLLMKHGDIVAEYLNIHYDEFFILYEKLLSSANYVTKRQSVKLLSEFLLEPPNAQIMKRYILEVRYFKLMMTLLKDSSKNIQMTAFHIFKVFVANPNKPHEIKVILSKNHEKLVSLLHDLSGGKGAEDEEFEEEKEIIIKEIKRVSHLPNLEH